ATGTAGTAGAGGCAGGTCTTGCTGATGTCCGCGTATCCGCCGCGCTCACGTTGTCCCGGGCGCCGGATTCTCCGGCGCCCGTGTCGTCTTCTCGCGATGACGCCACTGCCGCCCCGGGGTGCTGGACCCGTGCATGCAAAAGCGGCACGCTTGGAGCGATGCCGCGGTGATAGGCAGGCCGGGCGAACGTGTCCGTCCCTAAGCCTCTGATTTCCCGTATGGCGGTTCTGGCATCGCGCTTGCCCGGGGCAAGGGGCATGTCCGCGAAGCCCCGCTGGCGGGTCGCGATCCTCGACGACCACGAGCGGTCGCGCGCCGCCCTACGCGCCGCCATCTGGGCCGGCGGCGGTGAGGTCGTGGGCGAGGTGCTCCGCTGCGCCGACGCGGTTCCGCTGATCAAGCGCGCCGGTCCCGACGTGGCGATCTTCGCGGTCGGCCTGCCGGACGGCGACGGGATCGACGCGGCGGCCCACGCGATCGTCACGACCGACTGCCCCGTGGTGCTGTTCACCAGCCACACCGACGCCGAGCTCGTGGCCCGCGCCCGCGAGGCCGGCGTGATGGCCTACCTCCTGAAACCCCTGCGCGCCGCCGAGCTCGCGCCCGCGCTCGACGTGGCGATCGCGCGCTTCGCCGAGAATCGCCAGCTGCGCCAGACGCTCGAGGGACGCAAGCACATCGAGCGGGCCAAGGGCGCCCTGATGGCGCGCTTCGGCCTCACGGAAGACGAAGCCTTCCGCCGCCTGCGCCGGGCGGCGATGGACAGCCGGAAGCCCATGGTGGAGATCGCCAAGGCGCTGCTCGTCTCGGAGTCAGTTGCGCAGGACCTGCCTACGCGTTAGGCAGGGCCCCGCGGCGACGCTCCACGTAAGGCCCCGAAAAAACAGGAGGGGAGGTTCGGTACGCCCTTTGCTCTGAATCCGTGCAGGCCGCGGCCAGAGAAGTCCGTGGCGAACGCGCCAGCGATGTCGCGATCGAGACCAACCAACCGAAAGGAGAAGGTATGCCAGAGTTCTCACGTCGCGACTTCCTGAAGGGCTCGCTCGCGGCCGGGACCGCGGTCGGCGCCGGGCTCAGCTTCCCCCACGTCCTCCGGGCGCAGGCCAAGGAACCGATCAAGGTCGGCGTCCTGCACTCGCTCAGCGGCACCATGGCCATCAGCGAGGCGCCGATCAAGGAAGTGGTCCTGATGGCCATCCAGGAGATCAACAAGACCGGCGTGCTCGGGCGAAAGGTCGAGGCCGTCGTGGAGGATCCGGCGTCCGATTGGCCGCTGTTCGCCGAGAAAGCCAAGAAACTCCTCCTCCAGGACAAGGTGGCCGCGGTCTTCGGCTGCTGGACGTCGGTCAGCCGCAAGTCCGTGCTGCCGGTCTTCGAGAAGAACAACGGGCTGCTCTTCTACCCGGTGCAGTACGAGGGTGAGGAGTGCTCGAAGAACGTGATCTACACCGGCGCCACGATCAACCAGCAGGCCACCCCCGGGATCGACTACCTGATGTCGGCGGAGGGCGGCGCGAAGAAGAAGTTCTACCTGCTCGGCTCCGACTACGTGTATCCGCGGACGACGAACAAAATTTTGAGATTGTATCTCACGAAGGTGAAGAAGGTGCCCGAGTCGGCCATCGCCGAGGAGTACACGCCGTTCCACCACCAGGATTACCAGACGATCGTCGGCAAGATCAAGAGCTTCAGCGCCGCCGGCGACGCCGCCGTGATCAACACGATCAACGGCGACAGCAACGTGCCGTTCTTCAAGGAGCTCGCCAACCAGGGCGTCATGGCGGACAAGACGCCCACGATGTCGTATAGCTTCGCCGAGGTGGAGCTTCAGACGCTCGACGTGAAGCCGCTGGTCGGGCACTTCGCGTCCTGGAACTACTTCATGTCGCTCAAGAACCCCGAGAACATCAAGTGGGTGAAGGCCTACAAGGAGTGGGCCAAGGCGCACAACATCCCGGAGAAGCAGGCCGTCACGGACGACCCGATGATGCACGCCTACATCCACGTGCACCTCTGGGCGAAGGCGGTCCAGAAGGCGGAGTCCACCGACGTCGACAAGGTGCTCAAGGCCCTCGAGGGGCTGCAGGTCCCGAGCCCGGTCGGCCCCTACAAGGTGGACGAGAAGAATCACCACACGTGGAAGCCGGTCTACATCGGCAAGATCCGCGCGGACGGCCAGTTCGACGTCGTGTGGAAGACGAAGGCGTGGGTCCGGCCCGAGCCGTGGAGCGACGTCACGTACCCCGGTCGCAGCTGCGACTGGAGCGGCGGCGGCAAGGGCTCGTACGACATGGTCGGCGGCAAGCGGGTGTGGCTGTCGGACAAGTCGTAGCGCGCGCGCTCGTCGCCGCCCTCGCG
This window of the Candidatus Methylomirabilota bacterium genome carries:
- a CDS encoding ANTAR domain-containing protein, yielding MSAKPRWRVAILDDHERSRAALRAAIWAGGGEVVGEVLRCADAVPLIKRAGPDVAIFAVGLPDGDGIDAAAHAIVTTDCPVVLFTSHTDAELVARAREAGVMAYLLKPLRAAELAPALDVAIARFAENRQLRQTLEGRKHIERAKGALMARFGLTEDEAFRRLRRAAMDSRKPMVEIAKALLVSESVAQDLPTR
- the urtA gene encoding urea ABC transporter substrate-binding protein, coding for MPEFSRRDFLKGSLAAGTAVGAGLSFPHVLRAQAKEPIKVGVLHSLSGTMAISEAPIKEVVLMAIQEINKTGVLGRKVEAVVEDPASDWPLFAEKAKKLLLQDKVAAVFGCWTSVSRKSVLPVFEKNNGLLFYPVQYEGEECSKNVIYTGATINQQATPGIDYLMSAEGGAKKKFYLLGSDYVYPRTTNKILRLYLTKVKKVPESAIAEEYTPFHHQDYQTIVGKIKSFSAAGDAAVINTINGDSNVPFFKELANQGVMADKTPTMSYSFAEVELQTLDVKPLVGHFASWNYFMSLKNPENIKWVKAYKEWAKAHNIPEKQAVTDDPMMHAYIHVHLWAKAVQKAESTDVDKVLKALEGLQVPSPVGPYKVDEKNHHTWKPVYIGKIRADGQFDVVWKTKAWVRPEPWSDVTYPGRSCDWSGGGKGSYDMVGGKRVWLSDKS